The Nitrospira sp. sequence CGGCTTCGTCGCCGGGCAATAGGTCCAACGTTTCCACCTTGAACTTCTTGTGTTCCGCCCACCGCACATACATGCGGAGGAGCATCTGTGCCCAATCTTGGGATTCCGTGCCGCCGGCGCCGGGATGAATCGCCACGATGGCATTATTGGGGTCCAGTTCGCCTGATAGAAGGAGCTCGACACGCAACGTCGCCAGGCGCGGTTCCAATTGTCTCAGTTCAACGGCGAGTTCTGCCTCCAGACTCGCATCGTCACTCTCATGGGCGAGCTCCAGCAGAGCCCCCAAATCGCCCATTTTAGCCTCGATTTCTTGCCACTGTTGAAGTTCACGCTCGATGGTTGCCTTTTTTCGGCTGACCACCGTGGCGGCGCGGGCATTGCTCCAGAAATCGGGCTGGCCCATTTGTGCTTCAAGTTCTTGCAGGTCGGCGGTCATATGAGCGAAGTCAAAGATGCCCCCGTAATTCAGAGACCTGTTCAGAAAGGGCGCGCACACGAACTTTCACGTCTTCCAACATACCGTGATCCTCCTTCTTCGGTCACGCCGGTGTGATCGCCGTCAGGGCTGGTTCCTTCGTGCGGAAATACCCGAACAGACACAAAAGCGCGCAGATTATAACACAGGCATGGGCAAACACATCGCCGTAATAGCTGTAAAACGTGGGGGCTTGCCGGGTCGGGATGGCTGCGTACGACGCCTCTTCCGTGAATAGGGGGGTGGCCTGGATGATTTGCCCGAATGGATCGACGAACCCGGAAATCCCCGTGTTGGCGGAGCGCGCGAAGGCCAAGTGGTTTTCCACCGAGCGAAAGACGACCATGGCGAAGTGTTGCGCGGGGGCTGAGGAAGGCCCAAACCATCCGTCATTCGTGATCGTGACCAGAAACTCCGCGCCATTTGCGGCGAACTGACGGACCAAATCCGGGAAAATCACTTCGTAACAGATGGCCACCCCAAACTTGACGGATCTGGCGCCGAGCGGACTGTCTTTGCTCCATGACTTAGGGGTGAACGAAAGAGTCGTCGGTCCCGGGCCCGCTTCAAAATCTCCGATCCCCTCCACAAGTTTGTCGAGAAAGAACAGCAGCGACGATTTGAGAGGAATGTATTCTCCGAACGGCACGAGATGGTGTTTATCATAACGGCCGAGCACCGTGCCGTCCCTTCCCAGCAGATAGGCGCTGTTCAAGAGATAGGGGCGGCGATCGGGGTAGAATCTCAAGGCTGGACTGCCGAGGAGAATCGGCGCCTGTGCACGTTGAGCCCAATCGATCAATTGCAACTGATACTCTTTTTCCCGCTCCAAGATGAACGGGGTCGCGGCTTCGGGCCACACAACCAAGTCCGTATTGGCGCCCAGTTGGGCTGTCAGGCGGTCCAATCGCCGCATCGTTTCGTCGCGATATGCCGCATCCCATTTCACCGCTTGATCGATATTCGGTTGGACCACCCCCACGATAATCGAAGGTTTCGGTTGTTTTAGGTCTCTGTCGCTCAAGACCGCCGAACTGTAGACCCATGAGAGCACCATACATGCGGCCGCGGTGGTGAGTAACTCCCACGGAAGCTTGGCTGGGTGAAATCCGCGGAAAAACGGCATGATCCACAAAAGAAGTTCCGCTAAGGACAAATTTACCAGCACGATCAGAAAGGAAATTCCGTACACGCCTGTATGGTCTGCCACCTGGATCAATGCCAGCTCTTGGTATTGCGAATAACCCAGGAGACACCAGGGAATGCCAGACAGAAGATGGGTGCGGAACAATTCGAGTGCCACCCAGAAGCAGGGCGCAAAGAATATGCCGTAGCGTGGAATCAGTTCACGCAGCCAGACCACGGCCAGGCAATAGAGTGCGACGTAGAGTCCGAGATAGGTGGTGAGAAGCAACAGAATCGCGTAGCTGACGAGCTCGGGCACCTTGCCATAGGTCGTCATGGCCGTGACCACCCAGGCCATGATCCCGGTGAATCCGACGATCCCGCTCAGCCAACCGATCCAAAAAGCCCGTTGCCTGGAACATTGATCGAGCGCGAGATGAAGAGGAATCAGAGCGACCCAGGCCAGCAATCCCAGGTCGAATTTTGGAAAACAAAGAGGCAACAGCAGTCCGCTCGTGCAGGCGAAGAGTATCTGGCGCGGACGAGACCCATCCATCGTGCCGTACCTTACGAAAAGATTCGACGACTTGCAAGAGAACACTCGAACAATCAGGGACTTGGAAGGGTTCCACGTGCTTTTTGTGGCCGAAACGGGTATGCTGACTTTCTATGGAACGGCGTCGTCACCGTCGGGTTTCCGCACAGGTCAAAAGCTTGATTAAGGCCAACTCTCATGAAGTCGAGGGGGAGACCATGGATCTTTCACTGGGTGGCGCCCGGATCGAAAGCTCTCTCGTGGTCCAGCCCGGAAGTCAGATAGCCGTGAAGCTCATTCTCCCGGGAGATGATACCCCGATCGTGATCGAGCAAGCGCAGGTCCAATG is a genomic window containing:
- the lnt gene encoding apolipoprotein N-acyltransferase, producing the protein MDGSRPRQILFACTSGLLLPLCFPKFDLGLLAWVALIPLHLALDQCSRQRAFWIGWLSGIVGFTGIMAWVVTAMTTYGKVPELVSYAILLLLTTYLGLYVALYCLAVVWLRELIPRYGIFFAPCFWVALELFRTHLLSGIPWCLLGYSQYQELALIQVADHTGVYGISFLIVLVNLSLAELLLWIMPFFRGFHPAKLPWELLTTAAACMVLSWVYSSAVLSDRDLKQPKPSIIVGVVQPNIDQAVKWDAAYRDETMRRLDRLTAQLGANTDLVVWPEAATPFILEREKEYQLQLIDWAQRAQAPILLGSPALRFYPDRRPYLLNSAYLLGRDGTVLGRYDKHHLVPFGEYIPLKSSLLFFLDKLVEGIGDFEAGPGPTTLSFTPKSWSKDSPLGARSVKFGVAICYEVIFPDLVRQFAANGAEFLVTITNDGWFGPSSAPAQHFAMVVFRSVENHLAFARSANTGISGFVDPFGQIIQATPLFTEEASYAAIPTRQAPTFYSYYGDVFAHACVIICALLCLFGYFRTKEPALTAITPA
- a CDS encoding PilZ domain-containing protein encodes the protein MERRRHRRVSAQVKSLIKANSHEVEGETMDLSLGGARIESSLVVQPGSQIAVKLILPGDDTPIVIEQAQVQWSLDRTFGVRFLEMPQQELDELEQLIEECIALDEGRTP